The genomic window ACATGAGCGTTgtgttgatatacatacatatgcatattttttaatattcgagATTTTATCTTAAgggtttcgaatttttttccgAACTTTCGTCTCAGTCGACAAAATGCGCTGTCCGCGGTTGTGGTTGATTTTTACTTGGTTGCTTGGCTCTTGTCTTCATTCTACCAATCTTATATCGATGGTCAAATTTACGAATGTTAACTGTATAACGCTGGATAAACCGTTTGCTGATTTCGCATATTGTAAGCTTAAAGCTTTGTCTCGCGATAAAGTCGCACTTTCGTTGCGCGTCAAACTCTTTGAAATTCCAGTAAATAATGTCAGCGTAAGTAAAAaagcaacattaaaaaaataataatttcagctCTTGTTTTATGCCTCTCAGttaaatgtagaatttttcaagaaatataaCGGATATCGACCTTTCCTGTTCAacaaaacattgaatttttgcGAATTTCTCCGCAATAAGAAGCGTATCGGccttttggaaataatttttaaatttttggaaccGCATTCAAATATCAATCACACCTGTCCATATAACGTAAGTATGGGTTATAATTCAAATACTGTAGAGTAGAATATAGGGCGGCCTATATAGGCCAAATACTAGACAATATAGgagatttgttattgtttttctttttgcatgAGTAGATCATTCACATTATTTATGTTGCATGGTTTCATTTAGACTGGTTCTTTGGTTGGTATTACAGTTGCGCGATCCAGTTTTCTATAGCATGTTTTATTTTGACTGGACAgtaagacaaagaagtgcccgtagtgacGAGAATATTGCTACCGCACAAATCAGTATcttacacgtcgttctcaagcctTGGGCAAatagatcttggcctacatccttacaagatcagtTTGACACAAGagctgaagccgcttgaccaccagaatcgtcgtatgttcgtgaattggaccacaacttgaaaatgatctggattttcatcgataaatcatcttcagcgatgaggctcatttctggctgaatggcttattggtcaggcagtaaTCCTCCCAttacatcccgaaaaaattacaaatatggacggcgccacaaaccacacagcgaatgtcatcATCGATTCATTGAAAACCTAGTTTGGTGAAAGtgtcatctcaagaaatggccTAGTCAATTGGCCGTCTGAGGCGAGATCACACAACTTCCATCCATATCTTTTATTTCCAGCAAAAACGAAACCTTCCGCTTAGATCCTGTAGTACTCGTACTCATCTATTATCTGCATCATTTCAAAACAACCATCAATTGTCCACTATACTTTTTCCTGATACCCAATTTAGTTGAGTAAAAAACAGTATATGGACCACCCTTCTTAGCCTTACCGTTATAATCAAAGAGATTTCATGTTTACTGTAATTTCAGAATGATATTATCGTCGATCGACTTATTTTAAAACCAAACTATTTTGCTTTGTTGCCACTGCCAGCGGGGGAATATCGCATAAAGATAACCGTTGGTGCTTATAACGATTGGAAAGCAATTGTCAATGTATTTATGCAAACTTGGGAATAACTAAATATCCATTTAAAATGCTTTGTATAACactgttgttttattatttgttatgatTAGAGATGATGTTCTACGCATGATGTATTTTGACATATTTATATCTAGTACGTGCGTTAGATAGCAATCTTTAGGCTTATTCCGGGCGACAACATAGGGCAGTGTACGACTTCGTTTTATACTCACGCAACATGTCGCACAGAGTATAATACCTAATAGTCGTTATCACTAATAGagaatatatgtaatattaggttgtcaaaaaagtcttgcggtattttcgctagttggcgctgaaagcgcgtagttctttttttattcgtcgcatcgggtcatgctatacctttttggaaagctcatttcacgcgctaacacgtgtttgactgattgtcgtttcttttaagtcgt from Bactrocera tryoni isolate S06 chromosome 5, CSIRO_BtryS06_freeze2, whole genome shotgun sequence includes these protein-coding regions:
- the LOC120776612 gene encoding uncharacterized protein LOC120776612, which codes for MRCPRLWLIFTWLLGSCLHSTNLISMVKFTNVNCITLDKPFADFAYCKLKALSRDKVALSLRVKLFEIPVNNVSLNVEFFKKYNGYRPFLFNKTLNFCEFLRNKKRIGLLEIIFKFLEPHSNINHTCPYNNDIIVDRLILKPNYFALLPLPAGEYRIKITVGAYNDWKAIVNVFMQTWE